The region aataaatttattatattgtctaccttttttttctttaaatcaaaatatatacacatttgtataaaatttccatattttcttaaaatATCCTGTACAACTTTTTGATTCAATAAAtctttaaaataatttttattcattGATACAAACATAGtaataaaattatgaatatttatttcattatttgtTTGTAACGGTTGTTGAATATGTTTTAAGGATTCtgtattattttctttaaagtttttattttcattgAAAACAATGATACTCAAAACTGATAATACATTATCATATATTGTActtaatttttcataaatataaacaaaatcatttgaatttaaatatattatattactatAACTGAAAAAAATGTCTTTCAATATATTGATTATAGAATCAGGTTTTTGTACTCCGCCTTCTATTGGTGTATTACTTACAAGCATTTTTAATCTGTTGAATAAAAAATCTTTTAAAGAATGTTCAGGTTTTTTATCAGATCCAATGGTATACTTTAATTTAACAAATACATTAGCTATACTATTTGAAACATTATTTAAAAGGTTGGTTTCTcccatattattatcttccttataatttttttcaattacatctttatataaacaatttaatttctttgaattgtttttattatgtgaactatttttaatctttttttttatagtctgtttatcatatatatccATTTCCATATTCTCATcatgtaaatataaattattttttaaaagaaaaaatatatacataatatttttataatttacTGCAGtatccatatttttattcacATCATAAGAATTATATGCTAAACAATTAACTGTAGAAACTTCTTTCATGGTgtgaatattttttaaatgttttataCACAAAGATATgatattcaaaataaaatttggtatatattcatatattaaatccttattattttttaatacttCATAATTACcagataaaaaaaaatttaacatatttttttttaaaaatgtagAATATTTAATATCATTCCTTATATATCTTGttacataattatttaaaaataaaagtaaaaagaaataaatatttaaggttattttataatcttgtttataaaaaaacaaatttatagattcgaaaaatatatttaatatattctctatattatcatattcaTTTTCAACTATATCATCTGATGCATAATctgataatatatattcagTAATGAAATTACTCAAAACAATTAAACTCATATCATATTTATCCTTCTTTGAAAGGtcatatattttgttataGAAATCTACATCCATTTTTGAATATTCAAGTGGATATATGTATTCAtatagtttttttttccttaaatttattatatcattataaatTTCATTATTCTTTTCTAAAGCACATTTTATAGAATTTCCtatttttacattattatcattttgCCCATTTTGAACATCTTGAACATTTTCTTGATTTGAATTTTCTTTGTTTTTCTTATCTACAATATCACTTTCAATATTTTcgttattattttcataattcaaattattaaaaaatcTTATCAATATTAAATAAGTTTTGTACgtttttatataagaatatcttaacaaaatgaaatataacttttttatgtttataaaacttttaaattttatgaaatattttaaaagttcattaatattaaatatatcaataattattttcatttcacatttttttttcaagtAATCACAcatatgtttatataacaaCGTTTTTGTTAACACAAAATAGGAATcttttgaaaaatataaatttaaatatattttattaattagTTGTAATTCATTTAATACATCACCTTTGTCAATATCACAGTTTTTAAAACTATGTATTAAATGTTTTgcatttaaatattttataggtatattttttttttgtttcatctttttataaactTTATGCActttatcatatttatgATTACCTAAAAAGGATTGGATAAATAAACTATATGTTTTgttatttacatataaattatctCTTTTTTCTAATTGTTCTATTTTgtcatattttttattttttaataaatgaaataaataactATTAAACTTCTCATTCATATGTTGTGattcttttattaaattattatcatcgTTTTTTAAGTCCTTTACACATCTTTCCATATCTTCTTTAACATCTGAATTATATGCTTTTACATTTTCactttttatttcttctttagAAATAATCTCattcttatttattaaacaaaaatgatcatcatccatatttttattttcagCAGAATCCATGACATTTTCTTGACGATCACattttctttcattttgtatatttttaatacattCTTTAATTTCCAAAAGTAGTTTAGACATATCCACTGAACATTCTtcatcattaatattatttataaccgaattaaaaattttttctaCATCATTTAAATGTTTATCATTAAATGTGTTAaacttatttttatataaactTAAAAGTAAAATTATTTTAGAATAATCTCTTATGTGATATAAGTTGtctaataataaaaagaaaaaataattaatagttttctttatattatcatcatgttcattttcttctttcataatgtatttaaaatttaacAAAAGTATTATGCAAAAATAATGATCTCcaaaataaaagaaaatataaaataataaaatctttattaatatgttatcatataattctttaaataataaaccATTCGATATTTTTTTCGTCGCTTCTTctgtatttttattattattattattatctataaACGAAACAGAATCTTCATTTGTTTTGTTCTTCTTTTgttctatatttatatttttatcatctaACGTTTCATTTGTATTTTGCACGTTCCTACTGTTATCACTTTGTAcaattatttctttaatGGATTcatattcctttttttccctttcaaaaataatattaataatagaatttttatatctGTTGTAATTTgaattatcatcatattttGCAATACTATCTTTTAAATCAAAGTGATTATGAActaataacaaaaaataataaaaacgTGTTTTGCTTAAATTATAGgaatataatgaaaaaatacatagaaaaaaaaaattaggATTTATTACATAATCGTATTCATAAATTAATTGTGGGTTATCtttcattaaaaaattcaacgatgaaaatatttctgttaaaaaataaaatatgttattattatttaagACAGTGTTACTGTTTATTACAGacaaaaaatttttaatattaatttttataatatcattttttttaatttcttttatcAAATTATGCATATTCATAAAATCATCTTTCATCTTCTTACAAATTTGTTCATCCAGTAAAAACTTTTGAGaatgttttataatttcatttactatatttattatttcatttttaacAAAACTAAATGATATGTACTTATCTttacaattttttaataagaGAAAACACATTTctatatgtttataaaattCATCAATATTCATGCCATCAATAACTACTGAACCAAATTTATCAAGCaatgattttattttttccgAATTCACAATATTGTTTATGTTTCTTGCTTTTTCATCAATATAAACATATGCtcttttatattcttcaaATAAAAAGTCTGTTAATTTTCtaatatctttattattcCCATCTTcaataacaatattattCCAGTCATTTGAAATTGAAACAAAATTCGTAAATGtaatatcatttaaattatttatgtcattatttttatttttattggAGGATATGGAAGCATCGTTCTTTAAATAACTTTctatatctttatatatttcatttttattaatatttaaacTTTTTACACATTTTCCACCGTTAACGGatttttctaattttaGTACCTTTTCTGTTCtctcatttttttttatacatgatataatatttctattataaacataaaagGGTGTATTCCTTTTTAATTGAAAACATGATGTTACATTGAAGtacaataaaaaatataattgaaaaaaaacaattaaaatggaaatatatttcatattattgtcatttttttttttttttttctttttctacataacaaaaattttatttaaaatattttgtttttttccttcatattttatatttaataattttaaacaacattattcatttatatatgacAATATGGTtacaattaaaaaaattattatattttttaagaaatttaataatgaaaaaaataaaaatgaataaatactaatgagaaataataatattaaatacttaaaagaaattataagaataaataGATGTGtcaataaaaaaaataaaataaaaaaaaatattatatatattatatatatatatatatatataatataccttttttttaatgaataattatattatacatattcacatatattgtttcaaaaaacaaataaaacacatatatatattatatatatataaaatatattatattaagaaataatgaagaaaaaggaagataataatattaaaaatttttatattttacataaataagaaacaaaaaaaaataaatttaaataaaaaaaaaaaattgtatactaaattctttaaaaaaaatgaacacTTATTATCTATAATAAATTTCAAGTTCttcagaaaaaaaaaaaaaaaggaaacaaaaaatattatatatttttttattttagttatataaataaatatattatatatatatatttatatatatatacatatataatgtaaaacaaaaatttatataatatagataaattCTTAATCTACAATGTTTTTCATTTACCGTTATAATTCATTCATTAATTGTAAGATAGTTTTCATGcttattttttgtataaataaattttatacaAACCTTTACCAAAGAAATAACCTAAACACTATATATGACTGTAGATAAAATTATGGTTAAAACTACTATAATtacaaaaaagaaaatacgtatttaaagaaaaaaaatacatatattacAAAGGGTATACAAATTTTCTCTTCAGCAAACACTTAATAATTTAGGGTTTACATTTGTAGTAAAATTAGGAATAAGACTTTTTAAAAgtatatttctttaaatgtgcacatttttttaaggAGATTTATAActtttcataaaataatcTTATTTCATTGTTCAATCCTTGTTTTTTTACACCTTAATGtgtaaaattattttgtttttagaattttttcatttattaatgTATGTTATTACGTTCTAAACAGACACAACAATGCAATATTATAGAATGTTGTTACTAAAAAACTTAAGGGatattaagaaataaaaaaattaaaacattgtataaatatgaattataaGTATAATATATGGAATATACCAAATATGGTTAATTAACATTTAGTTTTTTTGTCgtcttttatattaattaaaaaagaaatttatTCAAGACGcattaaataatgaaattatacacacttgaaaaaataaaaataacaaaaatgataatatattgttaaatgaacaaaaataataaactactatatatataattatatgaaaatacaaaaaaaaaaatcatttccattatattttatttatatttattatactGTATAgacatattttttaattatatttatatacattataatGTAGTAATACTTCAAATATCTAAATATACTTTGAAACAATTTTTATGgtattataataatatttatattttaaccattttactaaaaaaaacataaaacaaaaaacatatgtgtatgtagattaatataaactttaataattaatatatattaaatatacctttgtataaagaaaattacACAGTTGTATAAATTCGTTTTCTTCAGTTGTTAAATTTATACAATATgtaaaagaaatattttgaaaattCCACATATTACCAGTTGgaacatttaaaaaaaaatttgaatATTTAAGAATGGTATCCTAactatattttatttgttatttaaaatataaaaatgcaatataaatgttaatttaaagaaaaacaatatatatatatatatataatatatgttttatttaacTTAAACAACCATGAAatgttttaataattacatattatttaagattgaactattaatattatatctatttttattccatattccataaaaatataaattattaatttcattttttaaaaatatttataatatgagAAATGAGTTCAAACATAACATGTTTATTTTAATGtcttatataattacatataaaaataatgcGTTTAAAGTTTGTAAATAAAATCTTATAATCAAATATCATTAATTTTccaataatatttcttttttctttattctggtattctatattttagttcattttttggtattaacataatttttataaaaatcaatattttatatgttacCATACGATATATGATTGAAAAGTaaagatattaataataaaatcaaagtctgtatgtatgtatatatatatatatattatatatatacatatcacacaattttctataaaaattttaagaAAACATTTTAACGAGTTTAAAAAAGCAAAGAGATAGATATctgatttttttttttacccttactaaaattatgataatatttacatattttcatatttaagaagatttattcttaatttatctttaaaaataataatgtaaatatataatacattaattcattcattaaaaattatatgatcTTTGTTTTTTTCAATTTGAATGATACTTCTTTAATAGTTTCTAGATACATGAATCCgtataaacatataaaacAATTACATTTTctacataaaatattattattaaaatttcttttttgttctataaatatgagacattaataaaaatttacctactattatatataatatatataaacaatatatatttcataattatgaatttttatataccgtaatatatatatatatatatatatatatataatacaaaaagATGTGTTAATAAGGACAAAGTAATATcatgtatattattattttaatttgtatcagtttttattatattatacatttcatataaacatatataaatgatagaaataatataatattttgattaattgcaaaattatatatatatatatatatatgaaatattcTTTGGGTTAGTAATTAAACATAAGTTgttacattattattatttatcttaataaataataatattaataaattgTGTGATAACGTTAATTTAcaattttcttttattaataataattgtataaaataaataaatatataattaaaaataagacatattaatttgttaaaatatctatattatttaaataaattaaaataatattataattatataaataacatttatttaaaaaaattataaataatataatatataaaaattaaataaattaattaaaataaataataattatattaatatataaattaaattaaaataaatttatattaataatataatatatttaaataaaattaattaataNNNNNNNNNNNNNNNNNNNNNNNNNNNNNNNNNNNNNNNNNNNNNNNNNNNNNNNNNNNNNNNNNNNNNNNNNNNNNNNNNNNNNNNNNNNNNNNNNNNNNNNNNNNNNNNNNNNNNNNNNNNNNNNNNNNNNNNNNNNNNNNNNNNNNNNNNNNNNNNNNNNNNNNNNNNNNNNNNNNNNNNNNNNNNNNNNNNNNNNNNNNNNNNNNNNNNNNNNNNNNNNNNNNNNNNNNNNNNNNNNNNNNNNNNNNNNNNNNNNNNNNNNNNNNNNNNNNNNNNNNNNNNNNNNNNNNNNNNNNNaaataaaataataataaaataaaatatataaataaattaaataatattattatatatatgtattaattaaaattaaataatataatatattaatatatcaattaattaaaattatataatataatagaaatatataaattaaataaatataattaaatattatataataaaataaataaaattaaaataaaatatatattataatataatatatgttaaattaaataaattattaataatatattttattaataataaatttaaataataaaatatatatattaatataatataattttataatttaaataatataataatttatttaaataaatattaaaataattaattaattatatttaatttataatataattattataatatttaaaataataaatattaattaatataaattattaataataagtaaattattaaaataaatatattatattaatataataattaaattaaaaaaataaataaataccaataaattatatatttaagttataatattataaatataattaattttttaattttattatttattaatttatttgaaaatgatatataattaatttatttaatataatttatataatattttaaataattaaattaaataataacaaaaatatattaatttaatttaatgtgtatataaaaaaatataattattaattattaaaaattaaataagacatataaattaataaatatataatattaattaatttaattatataatagtttataataataatttaatttattaattatttattatataaatatataatatattaaataattaatttaaaaataaatatattaaacatttaatta is a window of Plasmodium gaboni strain SY75 chromosome 4, whole genome shotgun sequence DNA encoding:
- a CDS encoding putative membrane protein (conserved Plasmodium membrane protein, unknown function), whose product is MKYISILIVFFQLYFLLYFNVTSCFQLKRNTPFYVYNRNIISCIKKNERTEKVLKLEKSVNGGKCVKSLNINKNEIYKDIESYLKNDASISSNKNKNNDINNLNDITFTNFVSISNDWNNIVIEDGNNKDIRKLTDFLFEEYKRAYVYIDEKARNINNIVNSEKIKSLLDKFGSVVIDGMNIDEFYKHIEMCFLLLKNCKDKYISFSFVKNEIINIVNEIIKHSQKFLLDEQICKKMKDDFMNMHNLIKEIKKNDIIKINIKNFLSVINSNTVLNNNNIFYFLTEIFSSLNFLMKDNPQLIYEYDYVINPNFFFLCIFSLYSYNLSKTRFYYFLLLVHNHFDLKDSIAKYDDNSNYNRYKNSIINIIFEREKKEYESIKEIIVQSDNSRNVQNTNETLDDKNINIEQKKNKTNEDSVSFIDNNNNNKNTEEATKKISNGLLFKELYDNILIKILLFYIFFYFGDHYFCIILLLNFKYIMKEENEHDDNIKKTINYFFFLLLDNLYHIRDYSKIILLLSLYKNKFNTFNDKHLNDVEKIFNSVINNINDEECSVDMSKLLLEIKECIKNIQNERKCDRQENVMDSAENKNMDDDHFCLINKNEIISKEEIKSENVKAYNSDVKEDMERCVKDLKNDDNNLIKESQHMNEKFNSYLFHLLKNKKYDKIEQLEKRDNLYVNNKTYSLFIQSFLGNHKYDKVHKVYKKMKQKKNIPIKYLNAKHLIHSFKNCDIDKGDVLNELQLINKIYLNLYFSKDSYFVLTKTLLYKHMCDYLKKKCEMKIIIDIFNINELLKYFIKFKSFINIKKLYFILLRYSYIKTYKTYLILIRFFNNLNYENNNENIESDIVDKKNKENSNQENVQDVQNGQNDNNVKIGNSIKCALEKNNEIYNDIINLRKKKLYEYIYPLEYSKMDVDFYNKIYDLSKKDKYDMSLIVLSNFITEYILSDYASDDIVENEYDNIENILNIFFESINLFFYKQDYKITLNIYFFLLLFLNNYVTRYIRNDIKYSTFLKKNMLNFFLSGNYEVLKNNKDLIYEYIPNFILNIISLCIKHLKNIHTMKEVSTVNCLAYNSYDVNKNMDTAVNYKNIMYIFFLLKNNLYLHDENMEMDIYDKQTIKKKIKNSSHNKNNSKKLNCLYKDVIEKNYKEDNNMGETNLLNNVSNSIANVFVKLKYTIGSDKKPEHSLKDFLFNRLKMLVSNTPIEGGVQKPDSIINILKDIFFSYSNIIYLNSNDFVYIYEKLSTIYDNVLSVLSIIVFNENKNFKENNTESLKHIQQPLQTNNEINIHNFITMFVSMNKNYFKDLLNQKVVQDILRKYGNFIQMCIYFDLKKKKVDNIINLLELSRKCNIPISTETLIDVFNLYFEKKMNNLIFKEFEMFSLSKETKNFELYYIVMKTAFFEENVRIALKVFSIVLNIFNLKIIPLNFFECILLILKKKGKYNVLYEHIDKLHRQLINYEKNKNFHNIENLSVEIRKLLEKYKKEKQF